The following proteins are co-located in the Aquarana catesbeiana isolate 2022-GZ linkage group LG02, ASM4218655v1, whole genome shotgun sequence genome:
- the GPA33 gene encoding cell surface A33 antigen — protein MNIALYAGVIGGSLAAIIVIGIIAYCCCCRDKEDKEDYEMADREEEEEEEDPDHPPKKAQVKPQQEQYHEEDDDEDLEDHDQPRPPMPPANKPKLVVNA, from the exons ATGAACATCGCCCTCTACGCTGGTGTGATTGGAGGAAGTCTGGCTGCGATCATAGTCATCGGTATCATCGCTTACTGCTGTTGCTGTCGTGATAAAGAAGACAAGGAAGATTATGAGATGGC TgacagagaagaagaggaggaggaggaggacccggATCACCCCCCAAAGAAGGCTCAAGTAAAACCGCAGCAGGAACAATACCACGAGGAGGACGATGATGAAGATCTAGAGGACCATGACCAGCCTAGACCACCTATGCCACCAGCTAATAAACCCAAATTGGTAGTCAATGCCTGA